In Capsicum annuum cultivar UCD-10X-F1 chromosome 8, UCD10Xv1.1, whole genome shotgun sequence, the genomic window CTAATAACTCAATAGCTATTATTTTGATGGAAAATATGTTTTCTTATTTGTCATCTAATAACCTATTTAAGGTGTTTTCTGTATAGAGACTGATATAATTGTTTTACTTGCTACTTTAATgattaattgaaattttttacaGCTCAATATTAAGTGGCATAAAGTTCCGTTTTATTTTAAAGACTTGGTAGATAGTTATTATACTTGATGCATTAGATCCTATCTAATCAAATGCATATTAATATAGaattgttttcaaataattttcattctatttcTAACATCTTACTAATCggtttaatttttgaatttgtgtcaaaataatttttaataattaaataaagataataattaaatatttgatTAGAGTAACAATCACCTAACCTAACTTTAAGAAATTGAAATccgtaaaaatatattttactttcaTAAATTCTTatccttaaactaaaaatatcttatttttgtaAATTCTTATCCTTAAACTAAGTGTGATTTTTTACTAAAgttagtattaaatatatttttatatttcatagtAATTTCTAAGTAAATATTTTTATCCAATTCAAGTATAGTAATTCTTATCTTTAAAactacataataataataataataataataataataataataataataataataataataataaaggaagaaagTCTAGCGTAGGATTAAGCCAAGTGGCAATATAATAGAAAATGTAAACCGAGGATAGGGGGTGAACTGGGCTGGGCTAGGCTGGGGTGAGTGGGAGGAATTgaactaattttgagaataaaatgtattaattaaataatatgtatattagtaattataaattataaatgaaaaatatgGGAGACAGTAGGAGAAAAATGTAAATTAGTCTTCATAGTCTAAATTCCTTAAGttgcaaaaaatataataagaaaagtatgaaatataaattattacTTTTTTGCAATCACATGATTGTTTTTACTCATAAAGTTAGAAATTgagaaagtaaaaatattaacaatccaatatctttaaattgtgaataatataataaagaaagatatgaaacataaaattgtttacaattacatgattattttttcatatagatttggTTTTGGAGGGGGAAAGGGGGtagaatttattattttggaaGAAAATAAATTGACGTTGGGGTGGGGGGTGGAGATGGAGGTAGAGGTGGGGGTAAGGGTAGGGCTAGGGCTAGGGGAGGAAATCAACAAGGGTTGTAGTGGAATGATAAGTGTTTTTTCATCCTTAACTAGAGGTTTCGAGTTCAAGTCTTCTTGGGTATGGAGTCACCTTTGTTAGGAAGCACTTTACCTCTCAATTTGGGACTTTCTGACGTAAATTTAGATTTAATCGGGCTCTCGAGTACTGGATATTGaatgaaaaactaaaagaaaagttgGGGTAGGAGGTCGATTTTTTTCctcatattttattgaaaaattatatgatagatgattttttttaaggTACTTTGATTTAACGTGCTCAAAAGAGATattccaatataaaatatgaaaaatattacttTATTATCATCCGTGCATCGCACGGGTACGTATGCTAGTTACTACTATATAGAAGAGTGAAGAAATACATGGGTCTTGATCATGCGTGTTTTTTGCCATTCTTTCATATATTAAGGGCACTTCTGACAATTATTAGTActgatattttaaagaaattgtATAAGTTTGCTTTCTGTGATTGTGCTTTTGCAATTTTGGACAAGAAAATCAGTCCATCGTCTGTTTATTACTTGGATCAGTCAAAAGCTTATAGTAATCTTTTTTGTCATGTGGGTCCAGGCATTTTCGGTAAAGTATAGCTTGTGTGTTTAAAGGAAATTGTATGTGTTTGCTTAATATGTGTATCTTTTTATTATTGAACAAAATAACTAGTATATGTGTTGCTTAGCcccgtttggtcatgaaaattatttttttttggagttggCGTTAGCGTtagagttgaagatgaagttggagttgtgtttagcgattaatataaattaaagttgtttttgaaattttctgagagaagtatgagtgaaaaaagtgaaaataagtaaaacttgttttcactttttcaaataatttttcgaaattggagttgaaaaattcaTGACCAAACGGAgcgtgttttcacttttttctctaaaatgaaataattttccggaatttttttttttatggcaAGACGACTACTTAATGTCCCAGCTGAAATAGTTGAGCTTTGTTATAGACGTCGGTCCAccatctttttctattttgactCGAGCTCTTAGTTTTAGATCATGGTTTTAATTTAGTTTCtctaatctttttatttttttttttgaaaattatataaataattataaattttaattaataatttaaaatatttaaaaacatataaaaGTTAGTTGATTCTCGAAATTTCATCTATGTAAACGTAGAAAAattaagtaatatatattatgtaaaattAGCCCTTTCactataaaataattaagaatctAAATGTGTAGAATCCGTGTAAACGATTTGATTTACACTCAAAATTTCATCcatatcatataaattaaaataaaaggagtaatatatattatgtgaAAATTACGAAAAAGatattgtaaatcacaataatttctcacttaaaatatctaaaagaacaTATAAAAATTGGTTGGCtcttgaaattctttttttttttttgttagaaatgACATGCATTAATAAAAAGAAACAGTGATTAATTTACAACCATCTTGATGATTAATTAGGATTAAAAAAGGGATAGTTTTGACCTAGGCAGCTAGAGTCATTAGTGCTAAAACTAATTGTTCTCTCAAAAAAAGTTCCGGAGATGTCTGCCCAAACTACATCTTTTGCGCACATCAGTGGAACTTCAGAAAGAGTGATCTATTAAAATCCGCATACCCTTACTCCATCATGAGCTAATGCATTTGCCACTCCATTTTGTTCCTTATAGCAGTGCCTAACATCTAGGTTCCCTAGCCTTTTTAGTCTTAACCTGCAATTCAAAATCAAAGCACATAGTGGAGATTGCCGTTAGTTAACATGGATATAACTTCTAGGGAGTCTATGTTTATTTCAATAGGAAGGAGATTATTTTGCTCTACCACCTTGATATCTTCAATGAAACCCATTAGCTTCATCATATTGTTAGTAGCCTTGTGGAATTAAATCCTAACACCCAGCCCACATTACTGGATCTAACAACACATCCTATTCTACCCTTCCCGAGGTTCCCAAGGCAAGAACCATCGGTATTAAGCTTGAAGGTATGGTTTATGTGAGGGTTCTACTTAATGTTGACAGTTTGGTTCTGCTTAAGGGATCCATCCTTTTTGGTAAGATGTTTATACTCCACTGCTTGGGAATAAACATGGTTAAAGTTTGGATGGTCTTTTTTGTTATTGAAGATGTTGGAGTTTTTGGTGTTCTAGGTTATCCAAAGACTGAAAGGGAAAATATCGTGCCAGTGAAGAAGTCTATCGAATTGAGAATGTTGAAGAATTCTCCAGATAATGTGACAGTTGAAGGGGGAAGGTTGGTAACAGGAGGGTGGTTGGAATGAGTCATGTTAAGGATGGCGTGTTACCAAAAGTCCTTAAGAATAAGACGTTAAAAAAATGTGGGTAGTGTCTTTCTAATGGTGGTTACAAACAACACAGTTTGCATTCTGCCTAACTCCTCTCTCGACGAGGTTGAAGTTATTGGAAAGTCTATCATGTTGACCAAGCCAAAGAAAGCATTTGAGTTTTTGGGGAATTTGGGCCTTCCAGGTTCAATGAAAGTTGGTTGAATGATTGCTCTTAAAGGTTTTAGCAATATGACTATAAACACTCCCACTAGAGAACAAACCATTCCCAGAGATATTCCATAATCTCATCAGAGTTGTCTCTGGGATTGGGAATGAGAAAATTAGTGAAAGTTTGGATGATATCCTCAGGGATTTGGACAGGAAGATTAGTGAGGTTCAAAGATCCATTATTCTAGACCTCAGAAAGTTTTGTTTCTTGGGCATTTTGAGGAAGGGGGATTGAATGATAGATAGGAAGGGGTTCACAACGAGGGGTCCACCTACtttccaaaaatttattttgtctCCCTTAtggatatttcaagaagatgCAGTTTTACAAATTTCCCAACCCACATGTATATGTTTCCAGATTCTATAGCTATTGGGTTTACAGGACACACCATGAGGACTATATTTGTTTTTAAGGACTTTTGCCCAGAGGCTGTTGAGGTATTTGTAGATCCTCCAGGCCACAATGGACAACATGGTGGTATTCTTAATGGAAGCTTTTTGGAGACCCAGACCTCAATTGGATTTTGTGTTAGTCAAGGTTTGCCAGTTAATGagctgtatttttttttattaagggtAGTACCCCAGATAAATTTTTTTCGGGTTCTGTCAATCAACTTGTGGATTTTAGAGGGAAGCATAATGAATCACATAACATGAGCTGGGATGCTGGAAATGGAGGACTTTATAAGGGTGGTTCTGCCAACCATGTTGAGGAATTTTGTTTTCTATCCAGCcaactttattttgagattatccAGAATAAATTGGTAATCCCAGTTATGAGGTTTTTGGTGGAAGATGGAAAAACCAAGGTATTTACCAAATTTATCCTCAGATTAGATGCCTAAGATATAGGACAAGGTAACTTTAAACTCCTAGGGGCAATTTCCAGAGAAGATTACTTTGGATTTGAGAGTATTAATCTTTTGTCCTAAGTGGAAGGTGAAACTGCTATGAGTGGTTCTGATggttttacaatttttttcattAGCAAAAACACACAAGGTGAGATCATCAGCAAAAAAAGGTGAGAGATTTTGGATCCTTTCCTACTGATAGAGATGAGATTCCAGGGTAGGATATTCACCTCATGATCAATTTTTCTAAAGAGAAGTTCTATGCACATTATGAAGAGGTAGAGAGAGATGGGATCTTCTTACCTAATCCCCCTGGTGGGGGTGAAGAAGGGGGCTTTCTCTCCATTAATGAGGACAGAGATGGAGGAGGCAGAGATGCAAGACATGATAAGATTGGTTAGCTTAGAAGAAACATTATAGAAATGGAGATTTTGTCTAATGAAAGACCATTCCAGCCCGTCAAAGGCATTTTCCAGGTCTATTTTAAGGATCATGTtgcaattttttccttttattttcctGAAATGATTGATGATCTCTTGGATAATGATGGCATTATCAGAGGTCCTCCTGTTGGGAATGAACCTAGATTGGGAAAGGATGATAAGTCTAAAAAGAAAGAGTCTCAACCTATTAGCAATGATCTTTATAACAATTTTGTATTGGATGTTACAAAGTCCAATGGGCCTGAAGTTTCTCAAATTGGTGGTATTAGAGCATTTGAGGATGAGGCAGAGGTAGGTGGTATTTACTCTGGGGTCCATGGTGGCATTAGTAAAGGTCTCACTGCAGAATTTGATTGTGGCatgagctaaaatattctaatatTTTTGGTACATAAGGGGGTGGATCCCATCAGGCCCAGGGACTTTATGAGGCTTAAAAAACAGATAACCTTTTTTATTTCTGCACTGCAGAGAGGGTTATTCAGAAGAGGGTGGTCTTTAGAACTAATAGAGCCATATGAAGAAGGGATGTTCTGGCATCTAATAGGCTATGAGAATTGTTCAGTGGAGAAGAGTTTAAAGTAGAAGCTAAGAATAGAAGTTTGAATATCATCAGGGGAATGATACCAATTTCCGTTGTCATCTTGGATGGCTCTAATCCAATTCCTTCTCCTTCTGTTAATGGTAGAGGTGTGGAAAAATCTGGTGTTGGAATCACCCTCAGTGAGCCAGTCTATTCTGGATTTCATCATTCAGAATTCTTGCTCATCTTTGAGAATACTACTAAAGTCATTTTGGAGAGAAGATTCCAGAGAATGGATCTTAAAATTTatttgtgccacataaattggacaaaaatagtaatatatattatgtgaaaattacattaaaaatgttataaatcataataattaataattttaaagatttaaaattattataacaaatttgattgacttttcaaatttcatcaacgccacaaaaattgaaacataaagaacatatattatttgaaaattatgtataaaatataataaatcacatcaattaacaacttaaaatattttaaattttatccgtGTCACGTAGATTGTGAAAAAATGGATAACAGATATTAGGCCCGTGCTGGTACGGGCACCaatatctagtatatatatatatatatatagtaaaaattacatatataactaCATGTTTActagtattttctaaaaatctcaatttttttcaaaacctcATAAAATTCCAACTTTTGGCCATTGATAATACATATTAATTAACTTAGATACATATTAGGGATATGTTTTAATTAAACTAACTAGCACGTTTTAAGGAATGTAACGAATAAATTAGCATTAAAACAACAATTAATCTAACTAATTATGGTTAAAACGAAATAAAATCCCACGATTTATGGCAATTATTTTGTTATTCCACCATTCTAATAAAAAACCATCAACATAATCTGTTTTGAAATTGCAAAAACTTCATATGACTTGTTCAAAATATTTAGACGTCTAGCATAACCGCATCCTTTGTTGACTATGTCTTAGCTCATTCCATTtctcttaaaatttaaaaatttatactcGACTGTACTTCGCCATATGGATATTACTTTCTGGTACCTAATGATGCACGTGATAAAAAATTGGTGAATGACTTAGTTTGGCTgttgaaataaaatatagaacATGTATTATGTTCAGATGAAGAGAATGGAGATTGCATGTTGCCTGAATCTTTCTGGACTTGTTcatctttgataaatttagttttttcaagtTGTTTTTTTGAACACTACGTGGTTGTATCGTGGAGGTATCTGAAGAGCATATATTTGGGTATGTGGGGTAAGGAATGGACACATTGTGAATGAGTTATCGGGTTGTCCTGCATTGGAAACTATGGAATTGTATTTTATTGAGGATTTTTGTTGTGTCGATGTTATGTCTTTGAAGTTGAAGAGATTGAAGTTGGATTGTTATTCGTTGCTTGATGATGGAAGAGATCATACCTTGGATGTTGTTTTACAGTAATTTTTTGTCCTTATGTTGATAAGGTCGATATACATTTTTAATGCTAATGATACATTTTGCTTACCTTGTATCTGAGTTTATATAGTTCtgattaattatgtatctcattttgttttagttttatctaTAACAACATATGAAACAAACGTAAAAATTTCGTTTAGATATATGTTATACATATTTTTGTAGTTGATGTATCTAGTAATTTGTTTTTTGACAgtaactgaagaaaaataagttgaagttttattttcattgatttagCTATGTCCTACGATGTCGTTCGGAGGATTGTGTTTGGACTAAAGAAAAACAGGCATAAGAAATGAAGTGAAACAATGGCATCGAGCAATAATTATTACGGGAGATGTGGTTATGAAGGTCACAACAAACGTACTTATAACTTTCCAAAAGAGGAGTGACAATGTAGTTGactgatgaataatgttgaataatTTCTCAGCATGTTGCTggtttttttaactctttgatttAACAATTTAATTGATGATATCGTtgtttttttaagaattttaagaaaaaacaattactgaaataaattgtTGTCTTCGTACCTTTGTTAATTAGTTATCTATGTTTTCATGAGCTCATTGTCGTGATACATCATATAAAAATTAAGATACATTGAACTGATAATGTTATTAAATTGTATATTAGTAGTTCTGCCATTGTAAATGATTGAAAAGAGAAACATTTTTATAAGATGTATCTACCATAAATTTATAGATATAAGTTTACAAAATTTGTATCTActgtaaaatataatttgtccATATTATTAAGATTTGGTACTATAAGTTCTTATACTTTTTGTTATGTAGGTTAGAGACAAACATATATTCGGATTAGCAAAAAACTGTTACAGATACATAATAATGCAACATTGTGTTGCTTTCtactattatattatattatatgtttcATATTCTAGATACGTATAAttgtaaaatatgtatctaatacaGTGACTTTATAAAGTGTAAGAAAAACGtatatcaaaacataattatatcttTAAATGCTTCGGCATTGCATTAAAATGAGTGACAAAGTAGAAGTTTTTAATCATTAAAGAAACATGATGCATGTTTATCTAAACATTACTAACATCATCAAAGTTTATAACATCATCAATGATTTTAATATCCAACTAGCAAACAAATAAAAATCTACAAATATGCAAAACACGGTCTGTTTGTTTTGGTGCGAACTTGCTACTTAGCTTTGGTGGATCGTCATTCTCACTAAAGTAACCATTTTCTGCTTTTTCAGATTTGTACTTGCACAAAAATCTAGCATATATCAGACGATGGTATTGAGCATCAATACTAGAAGATAGAATGCCTAATCCCTTGCTCAGATACTTCGCATAGACAGCTACAAATACACCACAATTCCCTGCATACCAATcactaatttaattaaaaacacCTATATACTCATATATCGAAACATTATTATATCTTTAAATATCCCACCATTCTTGAGTTGCAAGTTCCTTACCAACGTCAACATTATTGTAATTCACATAAACCTTATCAATGCACACTTTAAAAAAGCAATTTGTGGTAGTGTATCTTTTGGTTGAAAAATTCTTGTTCTTGTACTTCTTCCTCTAGTAGTACATGATGACATCCAGATGATGTTCAAATTGTAATCAAATGGAATGTATGTTATAGCAGGCAACTGTAATGATTATTACTCagatacaaattaaattatttttgtatctaatgtgattaaaGAAAAAATCCATGGAACTGAAAGAGCAACAAATGAAAAAGATACATATTAATATTGAACAAtacatattttgttattatgtatctaaAACAAATTACATTCAGCTAAAAACATCTCAAAGTTCTTTCCTCGCAGCAAATAATCAAATTTGACAGAAACAAGTTTCTTTTTGCATGATCTTTGGGTTAAAACAATTCTTCTAACTTGTACAGTTAAAGTAACAGTCTCATGTTATAGACTTTAATACATCATCATAGATATCACACAATCAGTAATGCATATACTAACGAGAATCTGCTTTAACAAtgtttaaagaaaaaatgaaggaaattgaAATATCAACAATTCTATAAGAAACATATTAATATATGACGATACAtcttttgttattatgtatctaaTACAACATAAGAACAGAATAAATAACCCAACATTATTGCAGCACATAATCAAAATTGTCAGAAACAAGCTGCTTTGCatgttttttttaatgaaaaataagataaacaatgAATTTCTAAACGTATCATACAAGCcaaaatatgtatctcggcctaACATTCAACAGATTTGAATATACAATTACCTTAGGAAGCTCATCTCTGGAAATTGCTTCaacaattcttcttcttttgctgAGAGCTCGGTTGGATCCCCTTTTCTTAGAAGcacttttttttcttgtccttCTTAGCATGCTTTTGCCGCAACTTCTTCATAGTTTAGGGATCGTTTCTATGCTTTGATTTATTTTCATCAAAGTCAATAAATTCGTAGTCAAAACTTCCAGGAACGAAGTTTACaattttttgagattctttgatacTTTCTAATTGAGAAAACCCAAGACTAAAAAAAGTTCCCAAATCTCTATTCATAATGGTAATTCAAACAATAAAtcctaaaaaatgaataattgaaGAAATCGCTCAACCAAAACACTGAAATTTCACTTTGTAAATACAGacgcaaaatattttttttggaaaaaaaaaacataaaaaggattagaagaaattgaagctgATTTTAGGGAGGAAAATTACCTTACTTTAAAGTTTTGAATTAGATGGAGAAATTGGATAGAAATCGCACCAGAAATTGAGGCGTACAGAGAGGAGAAGTGGGTTATTTTGGTAAAGAATTGAATTCTTAGTTGTAGGTATTAACTTATATCTCAACTTTACCAAAAAGTATGAAATAttgggatttaagtaattttttagaagtgggggaatttttagatatttagaaACTTAGGCTGTTTATTtgagtaatatataaatatatatgtatatatatgtatatatatatgtatatatatgtatatatattatgataattcGCATTATATAGAGGAGTTACATGAAAAGACCCATTAGAAGGCCCAATTATCCAACTTGACGTTGTTTACAGTTTTGATCCAAATAAAACCCTACTATAGCACTATATAGATGGGTTACACGAGATGGCCCATTAAAAAGCTCAATTATCCAACATTCCGTCAACCTCACGCTTGATCCAAATCAAAATCCTACTATAAAGGTTTTTTATATCGCCCATGTCATTTCTGCCTTAAACAAACTCCGTCGCTCTCCTCCGACCTCTCATCCTTCTCCGATCAATGGTAATCATCTTCAATACTGTTAATTATGCCTAACTTTGTTTTCCAATTTCtgaattttggtaattcttttgtAGGCTCCAAAGAAGGCACAAGCTCCACCTCCATCTTCTAAGCCAGCAAAATCTGGTGGTGGAAAGCAGAAAAAGAAGGTCTTCCAATTGTTTCTCTCATTATATATGCAATTTTAATTAGCCGATGAGAATTTTAAAGGtagatttattatttataaatgagTGCAGAAGTGGAGTAAGGGAAAACAAAAGGAAAAGGTGAACAACATGGTATTGTTCGACAAGGCTACATACGATAAGCTGTTGTCTGAAGCTCCTAAGTACAAGCTCATCACTCCTTCTGTCCTCTCCGATCGTCTTAGGGTATTCTTTTTACTGGCGAATTTCAATTTTCTGGTGATTTATTTGATGCTTCTGTTGTTATTTGGAACATATCTATTCCACACTAGATCTATTATCGTATTCGTATTAGCATttgtatgtatgcatatatatatatatatggtaaattTATAATGAAGTAGATTTTAGATTGGTGATCTGGTGCGAACTTAGCCCAAGTATACatcatatttattaattaattcgCGTATAGGTAAAAAGTAGTCCGAACATTATTTGGACCTTTATATTAGTGTGGAATTATTCTCTTGATTAATTTATATAGTATTTATTGTTTTAACgatgatttatattttatttgatatttgatataGCTTAAAAGATGATATAAGGAGTGTGAACTGTTGTAAGTTTTTAGGTAGTAGAGTGGTTTAAGCACCACTACCTAGTGGACATCTTGTCTCAAGTCGTCCTTGGATCACCAGAGTCCAGAAATTGTTAACTCAAATGTTACTTTTGATGCTCCTCCGAGAAATACTCCCTTCGTCCTATTTATGTGAAGCTCTTTCTAGATGGGGGAGTTGAATAATTTTTCATCCGATTGTAATCTTcatctttataaaaaaaagactttgaatcaatatatattttaatgtatgttACCTTTCGTTAAGTCTTCAAATATATGTAAAGTTTATTTTAAATAGTATTTGAAGAATCTATGTCTAAATTCAGTGTCTTGACCTTTATACTCCAAACTCCACAAATACTGGGTCAAATGGAGTAATTAACATGATAATCTAGATATTTGTGTTGGTTGTGTTGGGAAAGACAGCGGTAGTATGAAAGAGTTCGACAGGGGTAGTATGAAAGAGTCCGACAGCGGAAGAATACCCAAGTCTAAACTTGCCCTTCCAATTTGAACTAAGAGGAGACAAGCAAACTGAGCAAAACAAACTAATATGGCAACAAATGAATTACCACACAAATGCGATAGGGCAAGAATAAAGACAATcacacaagacaccaaatttatgtggaatacccttcggtgtgaagagtaaaaaaccacaGGACCAAACCTCTATTATAATCACCAaatagttacaatattgttctccaaaatggacacaaaacaagtgccaaacaacaagaacaatacataaaccacaacaccaaacactagagaaataaaggagtgaaagcacaaaaaatgcagctactgttcgggaatgaagaacaagagctacaggccaccaaatcaagctccgtcagttcctaatcaaagattgagatgagaggaacaagcagtTCAAAAATTAGCTCAATCGAACAAAAGACGAAGcgggaatcgcaatttgaagttgacagttgtggctggaatttaggtgcgaaaattagctttttttttttttctccttggctgttgaaaactctttttttgtgatggtgaataagacttaaaaagattaatatatatgccccatagtaatgggcctatgggcaaaagtgggttggtccaacttgggcttcatttatccacataggaagggaaaaagacccaataacccaacaattctccccctcccaACTATGTGGAGTAGACCGCTATCCCgacgatcatgcaacaatcttcaaacttccctcttggcaaagctttagtcatcatgtcggaaccattatcatccatatgaatcttctcaagttcaagcaacttagaatccaacacatcccgaaTCCAGTGgttctcacatcaatgtgtttaaaccgaccatgaaatgtagaattcttgccaagatgtatgaCACTTTGATTGTCGCaatgaagcacatacctctcttgagcacaaccaagttcccccaagaatctctttatccaaagcaattctttacaagcttcaacggcagcaataagctcagcttctgtagtagatagagcaacacatttttgcaaactagattgccaagacacagctccccctgcaaaagtaaccaaataccctgaagtagtcttgcgagtatcaacatcaccggccatatctgaatcaatataaccacaaagaataggcttccctgtaccaaaacacaaactcagactagaagtgccacaaagatatcttataatccacttcacaacattccaatgttctcttcccgGATTAGAAAGAAAACGACTAACAACACCAACAGCATGAGCAATATCCGGTCTTGTGCAAATCAGTGCATACATCAAATTACCAATagctgaagcataaggaactttcttcatatcttccttctcatcatcactggaaggacaatgcttcgtgctcaacttgaagtgcatagctaaaagtgtactgacaaccttagccttgtctatgttaaaccttcgaagtactttttgaatgtactattcttgtgataaccacaacttcttggcctttctgtCACG contains:
- the LOC107840301 gene encoding 40S ribosomal protein S25, whose product is MAPKKAQAPPPSSKPAKSGGGKQKKKKWSKGKQKEKVNNMVLFDKATYDKLLSEAPKYKLITPSVLSDRLRISGSLARKAIRDLMGKGSIRMVSAHASQQIYTRATNT